One window of Phaenicophaeus curvirostris isolate KB17595 chromosome 22, BPBGC_Pcur_1.0, whole genome shotgun sequence genomic DNA carries:
- the CROCC gene encoding rootletin isoform X2, with the protein MSSLLSLQEENRILQQELSRVEDLLAQSRAERDELAIKYNAISERLEQTLRLETGEREAVENRSLVQHNIELRRLLEEEQGAYKRKLQAYQEGQQRQAQLVQKLQAKVLQYKKKCGEVEQQLLEKATELEQERLTSQLDASSSQPEEESSNELENALIRLEEEQQRSSSLVQVNSMLREQLEQANVANAALSEDIRKLTADWARAQEELEQREAEWRREEESFNTYFSTEHSRLLTLWRQVVAFRCHFSEMKASTERDLSELRHEVSQAGRVAHAACLHVAANVRVAESQASAAREQQALRVAQLEEQLAARDADLEKAALGTKLEEVAAALERLRDEDGEKERAVETLTLQLQNLEASRTQDMPEVDTLRSEVEMLRKALQEITQAVLAEDPAQPPPSSPSPPVSPASPPSTEVVLTALRRQRLQLQESQAWCERLRGELDAGRLRAQELSDEVGRCRRAQDEALAQLSRLRAESDALRRERLRAEAALAEEQQRAGALQQERLQLQRRAQGLEDARHEAARDAQAARLQLERSQQQVEELEAQRAAVQQELLEAREALSRAALEAEVARSEQDALTEALGKAQGSCGELAAAQRAAQAEESRLRDALAKTSELASALAQEKTQLSGRLAQLEEERESGRLRSGELGRELAGLRAQLERLQRSAEAEQQQLQRACGAAEESCRALRAELRALRGQHLRMRQHLGQAVQEQGAAGEALSRARAEQEQLRRELRRLARAREGCAKEGASLAVQLAAAQRQAQHRAHEVAALRCEKEGLEGSVSQLQQQLAQHDARSRQLESEGRALLQAKEALEAELAVVQQARAQELQAQREAAAAAEAAAVAAALQRARDAHRDELHRLQCHKEELDAERERLARAQESLAAELASTQREREAERQQALALQEEERAAAAQALQGLQRSLDEAAAQIELQRREVTEHQEKEQGLAVELRSLRLQLQEESATHEQELKMLREQAKAAGKQRDSALREVEDARAQLRLLSEARAAGQRELLEAQREARESRESRELQRRQAQEARRALGDQAREKEALRRSNEELRAALRRAEGERISLKRASEEKEQRLALVEDGREAADREVMELRATLRELERARLDARRELQELRRQVKDLDSENSKRSKEVGELQARVALEEQREEESRREALGLRQKVAESEASVEAARKELRLLQRRLSEAESEFRQREKDLARSLEEARGNEKKLLADARNLQLKVEAARDEAAELSLRLSVAEGRAQGLEAELARGEALRRDAETRLGGIQSALRRTMGIGRARAGSPGKGGAPEGSGTPSSSPDPDAAAEPEAVRAALRDFLRQLQDAQREREELRGQVGSLGRRLREAEEQRDKASAHAQQLQKLVAERDEGRRGAELSSTQAALQLQEETLRQGERERQALREKVTELERSLQAAEGERRAVQERLSAVRAGETELQDAKRRLEVAESRSSRLELQQRVLEGELHRARLALSERQAEARTMQDRAELLQKQLAESEQRAGSLQLAMERLSVTLAESGSRDDSLSVVPTVSGDGTVAHERLLQLQSALTAGELDRRALQEGLEVARQALAEAREEKAALREQLRALREEQGVLQRSKEQLEMQVRQQQEGEKREAERLALRLDKDLGALKKTLHKVEREKLQTQEDSLRLSVEKGRLDRSLGTAERELVAAQHRIQVLQAALPTGPELCREPPSP; encoded by the exons ATGTCCTCGCTGCTGTCCCTCCAGGAGGAGAACCGCatcctgcagcaggagctgtcGCGCGTCGAGGATCTGCTGGCCCAGAGCCGTGCTGAGCGCGATGAGTTGGCCATCAAGTACAACGCCATCAGCGAGCGG ctgGAGCAAACCCTCCGGCTGGAGACGGGGGAGCGGGAAGCGGTGGAGAACCGGAGCCTGGTGCAGCACAACATCGAGCTGCGGCGGCTACTGGAGGAGGAACAAGGTGCCTACAAGCGCAAGCTGCAGGCGTACCAGGAGGGCCAGCAGCGGCAAGCCCAGCTGGTGCAGAAGCTCCAGGCCAAG GTTTTGCAGTATAAGAAGAAATGTGGAGAagtggagcagcagctgctggagaaggcgacggagctggagcaggagaggcTGACG AGCCAGCTGGACGCGAGCAGCTCGCAGccagaggaggagagcagcaaTGAGCTGGAGAACGCCCTGATCCGCCTggaagaggagcagcagag gagcagcagcctggTGCAGGTGAACTCGATGCTGCGGGAACAGCTGGAACAAGCCAACGTGGCCAACGCGGCGCTGAGCGAGGACATCCGCAAGCTGACGGCCGACTGGGCGCGGGCgcaagaggagctggagcagcgCGAGGCCGAGTGGAGGCGCGAGGAGGAG TCCTTCAACACTTACTTCAGCACCGAGCACAGCCGCCTCCTGACCCTCTGGAGACAAGTGGTGGCCTTCAGGTGTCACTTCAGCGAGATGAAAGCCAGCACCGAGAG GGACCTCTCGGAGCTGCGTCACGAGGTGTCCCAGGCGGGCCGGGTGGCGCATGCCGCGTGCCTCCACGTGGCCGCCAACGTGCGGGTGGCCGAGAGCCAGGCGAGCGCGGCGCGGGAGCAGCAGGCGCTGCGGGTGGCACAGCTGGAGGAACAGCTGGCGGCGCGGGATGCCGACCTGGAGAAAGCGGCGCTGGGAACCAA GCTGGAGGAGGTGGCGGCCGCCCTGGAGCGCCTGCgggatgaagatggggagaAGGAGCGGGCGGTGGAGACGCTgaccctgcagctgcagaaccTG GAGGCCTCACGCACCCAGGACATGCCCGAGGTGGACACGCTGCGCTCCGAGGTGGAGATGCTCCGGAAGGCACTGCAGGAGATCACCCAG GCTGTCCTGGCCGAGGACCCCGCGcagcctcctccctcctcaCCGTCCCCCCCGGTGTCCCCTGCGTCCCCTCCCAGCACCGAGGTCGTTCTCACCGCCCTGCGCCGCCAGCGCCTCCAGCTGCAG GAGTCTCAGGCGTGGTGCGAGCGGCTGCGCGGGGAGCTGGATGCTGGGCGGCTCCGGGCGCAGGAGCTGAGCGATGAGGTTGGGCGCTGCCGGCGGGCGCAGGACGAGGCCCTGGCGCAGCTCAGCCGCCTGCGCGCAGAGAGCGACGCCCTGCGCAG GGAGCGGCTGCGAGCGGAGGCTGCTCTGGCGGAGGAGCAGCAGCGGGCGGGTGCCCTGCAGCAGGAGCGGCTGCAGCTGCAGCGTCGGGCGCAGGGGCTGGAGGACGCTCGCCACGAGGCCGCCCGCGACGCACAGGCCGCGCGGCTGCAGCTGGAGCGCAG ccagcagcaggtggaggagctggaggcgcAGCGGGCTGCggtgcagcaggagctgctggaggcgCGGGAGGCGCTGAGCCGCGCAGCGCTGGAGGCCGAGGTGGCTCGCAGCGAGCAGGACGCGCTGACCGAGGCGCTGGGCAAG GCGCAGGGCAGCTGCGGGGAGCTGGCAGCGGCGCAGCGTGCGGCGCAGGCCGAGGAGTCGCGGCTGCGGGACGCGCTGGCCAAGACGAGCGAGCTGGCGTCGGCGCTGGCGCAGGAGAAGACGCAGCTGAGCGGCCGCCTGGcgcagctggaagaggagcgGGAGAGCGGCCGCCTGCGGAGCGGGGAGCTGGGCCGCGAGCTGGCGGGGCTGCGGGCGCAGCTGGAGCGGCTGCAGCGCAGCGCGGAGgccgagcagcagcagctgcagcgggCGTGCGGCGCGGCGGAGGAGAGCTGCAGGGCGCTGCGGGCTGAGCTGCGGGCGCTGCGCGGGCAGCACCTCCGCATGCGCCAGCACCTGGGGCAG GCGGTGCAGGAGCAGGGGGCAGCGGGCGAGGCTCTGTCGCGGGCGCGGGCCGAGCAGGAGCAGCTGCGGCGGGAGCTGAGGCGCCTGGCCCGGGCGCGCGAGGGCTGCGCCAAGGAGGGCGCCAGCCTGGCCGTGCAGCTGGCAGCCGCGCAGCGCCAGGCGCAGCATCGCGCCCACGAGGTCGCCGCGCTCag GTGCGAgaaggaggggctggagggcagcgtgtcgcagctgcagcagcagctcgcCCAGCACGACGCCCGCAGCCGCCAGCTGGAGAGCGAGGGGCGCGCGCTGCTGCAGGCCAAGGAGGCGCTGGAGG CGGAGCTGGCTGTGGTGCAGCAGGCGCGGGCGCAGGAGCTGCAGGCGcagcgggaggcggcggcggcggcggaggctGCGGCGGTGGCAGCGGCCCTGCAGCGCGCCCGCGACGCCCACCGCGACGAGCTCCACCGCCTGCAGTGCCACAAG gaggagctggatgCGGAGCGCGAGCGGCTGGCGCGGGCGCAGGAGTCGCTGGCGGCCGAGCTGGCGTCGACGCAGCGGGAGCGCGAGGCCGAGCGGCAGCAG GCGCTGgcgctgcaggaggaggagagggctgCAGCGGCGCAGgcgctgcaggggctgcagcgcAGCCTGGACGAGGCCGCGGCGCAGATCGAGCTGCAGCGCAGAGAGGTCACCGAGCaccaggagaaggagcag GGCCTGGCTGTGGAGCTGCGCTCCCTGcgcctgcagctgcaggaggaatcAGCCACCCACGAGCAGGAGCTGAAGATGCTGCGGGAGCAGGCGAAGGCAGCGGGCAAGCAGCGGGACAGTGCCCTGCGCGAg GTGGAGGATGCGCGGGCGCAGCTGCGGTTGCTGTCGGAGGCGCGGGCCGCGGGGCAGCGGGAGCTGCTGGAGGCTCAGCGCGAGGCCCGGGAGAGCCGGGAGAGCCGGGAGCTGCAGCGGCGCCAGGCGCAGGAAGCTCGGCGAGCCCTGGGGGACCAGGCGAGGGAGAAGGAGGCCCTGCGGCGCTCCAACGAGGAGCTGCGAGCGGCCCTGCGACGCGCCGAGGGAGAGCGCATCAG CCTGAAGCGCGCCAGCGAGGAGAAGGAGCAGCGCCTGGCGCTGGTGGAGGACGGGCGGGAGGCTGCGGACCGCGAGGTGATGGAGCTGCGGGCGACGCTGCGGGAGCTGGAACGCGCCCGCCTCGACGCCCGccgggagctgcaggagctgcgcCGGCAg GTGAAGGACCTGGACAGCGagaacagcaagaggagcaaggAGGTGGGTGAGCTGCAGGCACGCGTGGCCCTGGAGGAGCAGCGGGAGGAGGAGAGCCGGCGCGAAGCCCTCGGCCTCCGGCAGAAGGTGGCAGAGAGCGAGGCCAGCGTGGAGGCTGCCAGGAAAGAG CTCCGGCTCCTGCAGCGGCGACTGTCGGAGGCGGAGAGTGAATTTCGGCAGCGGGAGAAGGACCTGGCCCGCAGCTTGGAAGAGGCTCGTGGCAACGAGAAGAAGCTGCTGGCCGATGCCCGCAACCTGCAGCTGAAGGTGGAGGCTGCGCGGGACGAAGCGGCCGAGCTGAGCCTGCGGCTGAGCGTGGCCGAGGGTCGTGCGCAGGGGCTGGAAGCCGAGCTGGCTCGCGGCGAAGCGCTGCGCCGGGATGCTGAAACCCGCCTGGGTGGCATCCAGTCCGCCCTACGCCGGACCATGGGCATCGGCCGGGCACGGGCCGGCTCCCCGGGCAAGG GTGGGGCTCCGGAAGGCTCGGGgaccccttcctcctccccagacCCCGATGCAGCTGCCGAGCCCGAAGCGGTTCGAGCAGCCCTGCGAGATTTCCTGCGCCAGCTGCAGGATGCGCAGCGGGAACGG GAGGAGCTGCGGGGGCAggtgggcagcctgggccgGCGGCTGCGGGAGGCGGAGGAGCAGCGGGACAAGGCCAGCGCCCACGCGCAGCAGCTCCAGAAGCTCGTGGCTGAGAGGGATGAAG GGCGTCGCGGCGCGGAGCTGAGCAGCACCCAGGCTgcgctgcagctgcaggaggagacGCTGCGACAGGGTGAGCGGGAGCGGCAGGCGCTGCGGGAGAAGGTGACGGAGCTGGAACGGAGCCTGCAGGCGGCTGAGGGCGAACGCCGAGCAGTCCAG GAGAGGTTGAGCGCGGTGCGAGCTGGTGAGACCGAGCTGCAGGATGCCAAGCGGCGGCTGGAAGTGGCCGAAAGCCGGAGCAGCcgcctggagctgcagcagcggGTGCTGGAGGGCGAACTGCACCGGGCACGGCTGGCACTGAGCGAGCGGCAGGCAGAGGCACGGACGATGCAAGACcgggctgagctgctgcagaaacag CTTGCAGAAAGCGAGCAGCGCGCTGGCTCGTTGCAGCTGGCCATGGAGCGGCTAAGCGTGACATTGGCGGAGAGCGGCTCGAGGGACGACTCACTGAGCGTGGTGCCTACAGTGTCGGGCGATGGCACCGTGGCCCACGAGCGACTGCTGCAGCTCCAAAGCGCCCTGACCGCCGGCGAGCTGGACCGCCGGGCGCTGCAG gaggggctggaggtggcACGGCAGGCGCTGGCGGAGGCGCGGGAGGAGAAGGCAGCGCTGCGGGAGCAGCTGCGGGCGCTGCGGGAGGAGCAGGGGGTCCTGCAGCGCagcaaggagcagctggagatgcaggtccggcagcagcaggag GGCGAGAAGCGGGAGGCCGAGCGCCTCGCCCTGCGCCTCGACAAGGACCTCGGCGCCCTCAAGAAGACCCTGCACAAG GTGGAGCGGGAGAAGCTGCAGACGCAGGAGGACTCGCTGCGGCTCTCGGTGGAGAAAGGGCGGCTGGATCGCTCGCTGGGCACGGCCGAGCGGGAGCTGGTGGCGGCTCAGCACCGcatccaggtgctgcag GCGGCGCTGCCGACGGGCCCCGAGCTTTGCCgcgagccccccagcccctga
- the CROCC gene encoding rootletin isoform X1 codes for MSSLLSLQEENRILQQELSRVEDLLAQSRAERDELAIKYNAISERLEQTLRLETGEREAVENRSLVQHNIELRRLLEEEQGAYKRKLQAYQEGQQRQAQLVQKLQAKVLQYKKKCGEVEQQLLEKATELEQERLTSQLDASSSQPEEESSNELENALIRLEEEQQRSSSLVQVNSMLREQLEQANVANAALSEDIRKLTADWARAQEELEQREAEWRREEESFNTYFSTEHSRLLTLWRQVVAFRCHFSEMKASTERDLSELRHEVSQAGRVAHAACLHVAANVRVAESQASAAREQQALRVAQLEEQLAARDADLEKAALGTKLEEVAAALERLRDEDGEKERAVETLTLQLQNLEASRTQDMPEVDTLRSEVEMLRKALQEITQAVLAEDPAQPPPSSPSPPVSPASPPSTEVVLTALRRQRLQLQESQAWCERLRGELDAGRLRAQELSDEVGRCRRAQDEALAQLSRLRAESDALRRERLRAEAALAEEQQRAGALQQERLQLQRRAQGLEDARHEAARDAQAARLQLERSQQQVEELEAQRAAVQQELLEAREALSRAALEAEVARSEQDALTEALGKAQGSCGELAAAQRAAQAEESRLRDALAKTSELASALAQEKTQLSGRLAQLEEERESGRLRSGELGRELAGLRAQLERLQRSAEAEQQQLQRACGAAEESCRALRAELRALRGQHLRMRQHLGQAVQEQGAAGEALSRARAEQEQLRRELRRLARAREGCAKEGASLAVQLAAAQRQAQHRAHEVAALRCEKEGLEGSVSQLQQQLAQHDARSRQLESEGRALLQAKEALEAELAVVQQARAQELQAQREAAAAAEAAAVAAALQRARDAHRDELHRLQCHKEELDAERERLARAQESLAAELASTQREREAERQQALALQEEERAAAAQALQGLQRSLDEAAAQIELQRREVTEHQEKEQGLAVELRSLRLQLQEESATHEQELKMLREQAKAAGKQRDSALREVEDARAQLRLLSEARAAGQRELLEAQREARESRESRELQRRQAQEARRALGDQAREKEALRRSNEELRAALRRAEGERISLKRASEEKEQRLALVEDGREAADREVMELRATLRELERARLDARRELQELRRQVKDLDSENSKRSKEVGELQARVALEEQREEESRREALGLRQKVAESEASVEAARKELRLLQRRLSEAESEFRQREKDLARSLEEARGNEKKLLADARNLQLKVEAARDEAAELSLRLSVAEGRAQGLEAELARGEALRRDAETRLGGIQSALRRTMGIGRARAGSPGKGGAPEGSGTPSSSPDPDAAAEPEAVRAALRDFLRQLQDAQREREELRGQVGSLGRRLREAEEQRDKASAHAQQLQKLVAERDEGRRGAELSSTQAALQLQEETLRQGERERQALREKVTELERSLQAAEGERRAVQERLSAVRAGETELQDAKRRLEVAESRSSRLELQQRVLEGELHRARLALSERQAEARTMQDRAELLQKQLAESEQRAGSLQLAMERLSVTLAESGSRDDSLSVVPTVSGDGTVAHERLLQLQSALTAGELDRRALQEGLEVARQALAEAREEKAALREQLRALREEQGVLQRSKEQLEMQVRQQQEALRLRQEERGGLQERVGCLQRALTRTQGEKREAERLALRLDKDLGALKKTLHKVEREKLQTQEDSLRLSVEKGRLDRSLGTAERELVAAQHRIQVLQAALPTGPELCREPPSP; via the exons ATGTCCTCGCTGCTGTCCCTCCAGGAGGAGAACCGCatcctgcagcaggagctgtcGCGCGTCGAGGATCTGCTGGCCCAGAGCCGTGCTGAGCGCGATGAGTTGGCCATCAAGTACAACGCCATCAGCGAGCGG ctgGAGCAAACCCTCCGGCTGGAGACGGGGGAGCGGGAAGCGGTGGAGAACCGGAGCCTGGTGCAGCACAACATCGAGCTGCGGCGGCTACTGGAGGAGGAACAAGGTGCCTACAAGCGCAAGCTGCAGGCGTACCAGGAGGGCCAGCAGCGGCAAGCCCAGCTGGTGCAGAAGCTCCAGGCCAAG GTTTTGCAGTATAAGAAGAAATGTGGAGAagtggagcagcagctgctggagaaggcgacggagctggagcaggagaggcTGACG AGCCAGCTGGACGCGAGCAGCTCGCAGccagaggaggagagcagcaaTGAGCTGGAGAACGCCCTGATCCGCCTggaagaggagcagcagag gagcagcagcctggTGCAGGTGAACTCGATGCTGCGGGAACAGCTGGAACAAGCCAACGTGGCCAACGCGGCGCTGAGCGAGGACATCCGCAAGCTGACGGCCGACTGGGCGCGGGCgcaagaggagctggagcagcgCGAGGCCGAGTGGAGGCGCGAGGAGGAG TCCTTCAACACTTACTTCAGCACCGAGCACAGCCGCCTCCTGACCCTCTGGAGACAAGTGGTGGCCTTCAGGTGTCACTTCAGCGAGATGAAAGCCAGCACCGAGAG GGACCTCTCGGAGCTGCGTCACGAGGTGTCCCAGGCGGGCCGGGTGGCGCATGCCGCGTGCCTCCACGTGGCCGCCAACGTGCGGGTGGCCGAGAGCCAGGCGAGCGCGGCGCGGGAGCAGCAGGCGCTGCGGGTGGCACAGCTGGAGGAACAGCTGGCGGCGCGGGATGCCGACCTGGAGAAAGCGGCGCTGGGAACCAA GCTGGAGGAGGTGGCGGCCGCCCTGGAGCGCCTGCgggatgaagatggggagaAGGAGCGGGCGGTGGAGACGCTgaccctgcagctgcagaaccTG GAGGCCTCACGCACCCAGGACATGCCCGAGGTGGACACGCTGCGCTCCGAGGTGGAGATGCTCCGGAAGGCACTGCAGGAGATCACCCAG GCTGTCCTGGCCGAGGACCCCGCGcagcctcctccctcctcaCCGTCCCCCCCGGTGTCCCCTGCGTCCCCTCCCAGCACCGAGGTCGTTCTCACCGCCCTGCGCCGCCAGCGCCTCCAGCTGCAG GAGTCTCAGGCGTGGTGCGAGCGGCTGCGCGGGGAGCTGGATGCTGGGCGGCTCCGGGCGCAGGAGCTGAGCGATGAGGTTGGGCGCTGCCGGCGGGCGCAGGACGAGGCCCTGGCGCAGCTCAGCCGCCTGCGCGCAGAGAGCGACGCCCTGCGCAG GGAGCGGCTGCGAGCGGAGGCTGCTCTGGCGGAGGAGCAGCAGCGGGCGGGTGCCCTGCAGCAGGAGCGGCTGCAGCTGCAGCGTCGGGCGCAGGGGCTGGAGGACGCTCGCCACGAGGCCGCCCGCGACGCACAGGCCGCGCGGCTGCAGCTGGAGCGCAG ccagcagcaggtggaggagctggaggcgcAGCGGGCTGCggtgcagcaggagctgctggaggcgCGGGAGGCGCTGAGCCGCGCAGCGCTGGAGGCCGAGGTGGCTCGCAGCGAGCAGGACGCGCTGACCGAGGCGCTGGGCAAG GCGCAGGGCAGCTGCGGGGAGCTGGCAGCGGCGCAGCGTGCGGCGCAGGCCGAGGAGTCGCGGCTGCGGGACGCGCTGGCCAAGACGAGCGAGCTGGCGTCGGCGCTGGCGCAGGAGAAGACGCAGCTGAGCGGCCGCCTGGcgcagctggaagaggagcgGGAGAGCGGCCGCCTGCGGAGCGGGGAGCTGGGCCGCGAGCTGGCGGGGCTGCGGGCGCAGCTGGAGCGGCTGCAGCGCAGCGCGGAGgccgagcagcagcagctgcagcgggCGTGCGGCGCGGCGGAGGAGAGCTGCAGGGCGCTGCGGGCTGAGCTGCGGGCGCTGCGCGGGCAGCACCTCCGCATGCGCCAGCACCTGGGGCAG GCGGTGCAGGAGCAGGGGGCAGCGGGCGAGGCTCTGTCGCGGGCGCGGGCCGAGCAGGAGCAGCTGCGGCGGGAGCTGAGGCGCCTGGCCCGGGCGCGCGAGGGCTGCGCCAAGGAGGGCGCCAGCCTGGCCGTGCAGCTGGCAGCCGCGCAGCGCCAGGCGCAGCATCGCGCCCACGAGGTCGCCGCGCTCag GTGCGAgaaggaggggctggagggcagcgtgtcgcagctgcagcagcagctcgcCCAGCACGACGCCCGCAGCCGCCAGCTGGAGAGCGAGGGGCGCGCGCTGCTGCAGGCCAAGGAGGCGCTGGAGG CGGAGCTGGCTGTGGTGCAGCAGGCGCGGGCGCAGGAGCTGCAGGCGcagcgggaggcggcggcggcggcggaggctGCGGCGGTGGCAGCGGCCCTGCAGCGCGCCCGCGACGCCCACCGCGACGAGCTCCACCGCCTGCAGTGCCACAAG gaggagctggatgCGGAGCGCGAGCGGCTGGCGCGGGCGCAGGAGTCGCTGGCGGCCGAGCTGGCGTCGACGCAGCGGGAGCGCGAGGCCGAGCGGCAGCAG GCGCTGgcgctgcaggaggaggagagggctgCAGCGGCGCAGgcgctgcaggggctgcagcgcAGCCTGGACGAGGCCGCGGCGCAGATCGAGCTGCAGCGCAGAGAGGTCACCGAGCaccaggagaaggagcag GGCCTGGCTGTGGAGCTGCGCTCCCTGcgcctgcagctgcaggaggaatcAGCCACCCACGAGCAGGAGCTGAAGATGCTGCGGGAGCAGGCGAAGGCAGCGGGCAAGCAGCGGGACAGTGCCCTGCGCGAg GTGGAGGATGCGCGGGCGCAGCTGCGGTTGCTGTCGGAGGCGCGGGCCGCGGGGCAGCGGGAGCTGCTGGAGGCTCAGCGCGAGGCCCGGGAGAGCCGGGAGAGCCGGGAGCTGCAGCGGCGCCAGGCGCAGGAAGCTCGGCGAGCCCTGGGGGACCAGGCGAGGGAGAAGGAGGCCCTGCGGCGCTCCAACGAGGAGCTGCGAGCGGCCCTGCGACGCGCCGAGGGAGAGCGCATCAG CCTGAAGCGCGCCAGCGAGGAGAAGGAGCAGCGCCTGGCGCTGGTGGAGGACGGGCGGGAGGCTGCGGACCGCGAGGTGATGGAGCTGCGGGCGACGCTGCGGGAGCTGGAACGCGCCCGCCTCGACGCCCGccgggagctgcaggagctgcgcCGGCAg GTGAAGGACCTGGACAGCGagaacagcaagaggagcaaggAGGTGGGTGAGCTGCAGGCACGCGTGGCCCTGGAGGAGCAGCGGGAGGAGGAGAGCCGGCGCGAAGCCCTCGGCCTCCGGCAGAAGGTGGCAGAGAGCGAGGCCAGCGTGGAGGCTGCCAGGAAAGAG CTCCGGCTCCTGCAGCGGCGACTGTCGGAGGCGGAGAGTGAATTTCGGCAGCGGGAGAAGGACCTGGCCCGCAGCTTGGAAGAGGCTCGTGGCAACGAGAAGAAGCTGCTGGCCGATGCCCGCAACCTGCAGCTGAAGGTGGAGGCTGCGCGGGACGAAGCGGCCGAGCTGAGCCTGCGGCTGAGCGTGGCCGAGGGTCGTGCGCAGGGGCTGGAAGCCGAGCTGGCTCGCGGCGAAGCGCTGCGCCGGGATGCTGAAACCCGCCTGGGTGGCATCCAGTCCGCCCTACGCCGGACCATGGGCATCGGCCGGGCACGGGCCGGCTCCCCGGGCAAGG GTGGGGCTCCGGAAGGCTCGGGgaccccttcctcctccccagacCCCGATGCAGCTGCCGAGCCCGAAGCGGTTCGAGCAGCCCTGCGAGATTTCCTGCGCCAGCTGCAGGATGCGCAGCGGGAACGG GAGGAGCTGCGGGGGCAggtgggcagcctgggccgGCGGCTGCGGGAGGCGGAGGAGCAGCGGGACAAGGCCAGCGCCCACGCGCAGCAGCTCCAGAAGCTCGTGGCTGAGAGGGATGAAG GGCGTCGCGGCGCGGAGCTGAGCAGCACCCAGGCTgcgctgcagctgcaggaggagacGCTGCGACAGGGTGAGCGGGAGCGGCAGGCGCTGCGGGAGAAGGTGACGGAGCTGGAACGGAGCCTGCAGGCGGCTGAGGGCGAACGCCGAGCAGTCCAG GAGAGGTTGAGCGCGGTGCGAGCTGGTGAGACCGAGCTGCAGGATGCCAAGCGGCGGCTGGAAGTGGCCGAAAGCCGGAGCAGCcgcctggagctgcagcagcggGTGCTGGAGGGCGAACTGCACCGGGCACGGCTGGCACTGAGCGAGCGGCAGGCAGAGGCACGGACGATGCAAGACcgggctgagctgctgcagaaacag CTTGCAGAAAGCGAGCAGCGCGCTGGCTCGTTGCAGCTGGCCATGGAGCGGCTAAGCGTGACATTGGCGGAGAGCGGCTCGAGGGACGACTCACTGAGCGTGGTGCCTACAGTGTCGGGCGATGGCACCGTGGCCCACGAGCGACTGCTGCAGCTCCAAAGCGCCCTGACCGCCGGCGAGCTGGACCGCCGGGCGCTGCAG gaggggctggaggtggcACGGCAGGCGCTGGCGGAGGCGCGGGAGGAGAAGGCAGCGCTGCGGGAGCAGCTGCGGGCGCTGCGGGAGGAGCAGGGGGTCCTGCAGCGCagcaaggagcagctggagatgcaggtccggcagcagcaggag GCGCTGCGGCTGCGGCAGGAGGAGCGCGGGGGGCTGCAGGAGCGGGTGGGTTGCCTGCAGCGTGCTCTGACCCGCACGCAGGGCGAGAAGCGGGAGGCCGAGCGCCTCGCCCTGCGCCTCGACAAGGACCTCGGCGCCCTCAAGAAGACCCTGCACAAG GTGGAGCGGGAGAAGCTGCAGACGCAGGAGGACTCGCTGCGGCTCTCGGTGGAGAAAGGGCGGCTGGATCGCTCGCTGGGCACGGCCGAGCGGGAGCTGGTGGCGGCTCAGCACCGcatccaggtgctgcag GCGGCGCTGCCGACGGGCCCCGAGCTTTGCCgcgagccccccagcccctga